From one Triticum urartu cultivar G1812 chromosome 3, Tu2.1, whole genome shotgun sequence genomic stretch:
- the LOC125542203 gene encoding F-box/LRR-repeat protein At2g43260-like, with protein MIRLPYLPLELVAAHILLRLPVETLLRFRCVCKAWRDAVDDASFRRAHLRRQKPCLLISPQIVKTLPGEVTTGGLYLWLWGESQKEEATLVHAMSGPSFLPRAAAGPWEVAAHDLAHCDGLVLVPAYSAVHLLNPATRRAVTLPPSLHRPHVVGRPRAIGHQALGLGLDPRSNAYKVARFSYRSSDKPSGHGRYTIGMEVLTVRIPHYWRETSTPPPYPVMPGRTATFFKGSLFWTIDESLFQDATTVAPGFMRFRLDDESFGVTPPPPCRRRIDYQAITLSELSGELCLCVPQEFVPDQVDESYELWVCHGMDDDEQGQGPRWERRHVIVGYPVFPGFRGLRPVAADADSILLYGGTSCHLCRCHRQTQETISRFYADVHHLSYHHPDSGTLVDYKNNVCDFNITAYTPSLLPL; from the coding sequence ATGATCCGTCTTCCGTATCTGCCGCTGGAGCTGGTGGCGGCGCACATCCTGCTCCGTCTCCCCGTCGAGACGCTGCTGCGGTTCAGGTGCGTCTGCAAGGCATGGCGCGACGCCGTCGACGACGCCTCGTTCCGCCGCGCGCACCTCCGCCGGCAGAAGCCTTGCCTGCTCATCTCGCCGCAGATCGTAAAGACTTTACCAGGGGAGGTGACCACCGGAGGCTTATACCTGTGGCTGTGGGGGGAGAGCCAGAAGGAGGAGGCCACCCTCGTCCACGCCATGTCGGGCCCTTCCTTCCTCCCCCGCGCTGCCGCCGGTCCATGGGAGGTGGCGGCGCACGACCTGGCGCACTGCGACGGCCTGGTCCTGGTGCCCGCGTACTCGGCGGTGCACCTGCTCAACCCGGCCACGCGGCGCGCCGTCACGCTGCCCCCGAGCCTGCACCGCCCTCACGTCGTCGGCAGGCCGCGTGCTATAGGCCACCAGGCCTTGGGCCTCGGCCTTGACCCTCGCTCCAACGCCTACAAGGTCGCTCGCTTCTCCTACCGCTCATCGGACAAGCCCTCCGGCCACGGCCGCTACACCATCGGGATGGAGGTGCTGACCGTCCGAATCCCACACTACTGGCGTGAGACGTCAACGCCACCGCCGTACCCCGTCATGCCGGGTCGAACAGCGACCTTCTTCAAGGGCTCCTTGTTCTGGACCATCGACGAGTCGCTGTTCCAAGACGCGACAACGGTTGCCCCCGGGTTCATGCGCTTCAGGCTGGACGACGAGTCGTTCGGCGTCACGCCGCCCCCGCCCTGCCGCCGGAGGATCGACTATCAGGCCATCACCTTATCGGAGCTGTCCGGCGAGCTGTGCCTGTGCGTGCCCCAAGAGTTTGTGCCTGACCAAGTCGACGAGTCGTACGAGCTGTGGGTGTGCCACGGCATGGATGACGATGAACAAGGACAAGGTCCACGGTGGGAGCGTCGTCACGTCATCGTCGGGTACCCCGTTTTTCCAGGCTTCAGAGGCCTTCGTCCAGTGGCAGCGGATGCTGACTCCATATTGCTCTATGGCGGGACGTCCTGCCATCTCTGCCGCTGTCATCGCCAGACTCAAGAAACTATCTCTAGGTTTTATGCCGATGTCCACCATCTCAGCTATCACCACCCGGATAGCGGCACGCTAGTTGACTACAAAAATAACGTATGTGACTTCAACATCACCGCCTACACTCCAAGCCTGCTTCCGCTTTAG
- the LOC125542216 gene encoding uncharacterized protein LOC125542216 isoform X4, with translation MDHLASVSSADDPAPAAAGDGSLLDVIRAVERAEGTIRDQSEDAASQATFGGGASQEPHAASAVANKMDGPKPYDGAAPANPRGASALRQNGVSESGGEPLMHEQMRHNKYLDSGQANGAFRREPAGMDNGGPSHFSTPSSRSVSPARPRKEGDYDSRLNLPGQGLLPVSEMNSNMSWKQDLTVKVKEHEEEITQLRKHLDNYIIKEALILKEKSVLEKRIAYMRVAFDHQQQDLVDAASKSLAYRQDIIEENIRLAYALQTAHQERSMFISSLLPILSEYENLRPSVPDAQSIVGNLKVLFRHLQEQLMLTEEKVKESQYQITPWQNELPNKTSLPVQSPNNPLGKVSYKSGLDIVPQTPYPQVQSPMSSPSPVQARGNWKNHQVIPTEVPTRIMDQDYGGRTALSSSNQFRKDVPAQASQRDSDALQFGFVAQNSSLPLEGPSRRYVLDDSVGPEDQHVREPSAQWGSGDSPNLESGLEEANPSYPYLPTVPEEPGSSFSEAAEDDPLPGIEGLRITGEPFPGRDLQASGFSINGTTSCNFEWVRHLDDGSVKFIEGARQPTYLVTADDVDNLLAIEVQPLDDRKRKGDIVKVYANDQAKITCDPQTKELIKKTLEVGHVSYQVQLPQVRFLDMWEPAVLAIKREGYSIKCNGQRGVVLTEKFQKATAINIPYGYERQTEFSIVSADGDEYNLQPADNNTSRDTIVLVLRLFRSMAVEKRRGRKKGLFFK, from the exons ATGGACCACCTCGCCTCCGTCTCCTCCGCCGACGACCCCGCCCCCGCCGCGGCAGGGGACGGCAGCCTCCTCGACGTCATCCGCGCCGTCGAGCGCGCCGAGGGCACCATCCGCGACCAG AGCGAGGACGCCGCATCCCAAGCCACTTTCGGCGGCGGCGCGAGCCAAGAGCCCCACGCAGCTTCCGCCGTCGCTAACAAGATGGACGGCCCCAAGCCTTACGACGGCGCTGCTCCGGCGAACCCGCGAGGCGCCTCTGCTCTCCGTCAGAACGGGGTTTCAGAGAGTGGAGGTGAACCCCTGATGCACGAGCAGATGAGGCACAACAAGTACCTCGACAGCGGCCAGGCTAACGGCGCGTTTAGAAGGGAACCGGCAGGCATGGACAATGGTGGACCGTCGCACTTCTCGACTCCGTCGTCTCGTTCCGTTTCTCCGGCCAG GCCTAGAAAAGAAGGCGATTATGATTCCAGACTCAATCTACCTGGACAGGGGTTACTGCCTGTTTCAGAGATGAACTCAAACATGTCCTGGAAGCAG GACCTCACTGTTAAGGTCAAAGAACACGAAGAAGAGATCACACAGCTACGGAAGCATCTGGATAACTACATAATAAAG GAAGCACTAATACTCAAGGAAAAATCGGTGCTGGAGAAACGCATCGCTTATATGCGCGTG GCATTCGATCATCAGCAGCAAGACTTGGTTGATGCAGCATCAAAGTCTTTAGCATATAGACAAGATATTATCGAGGAAAACATCCGCCTGGCATATGCATTGCAG ACTGCACATCAAGAGAGGTCAATGTTCATATCCTCTTTGCTGCCTATTCTGTCTgaatatgagaacctacgaccgTCTGTCCCCGATGCTCAATCCATTGTTGGTAATTTGAAG GTTCTGTTTAGGCATCTGCAGGAGCAACTAATGCTCACCGAG GAGAAAGTTAAGGAGTCACAGTATCAGATTACCCCATGGCAAAATGAATTGCCAAATAAGACCAGCCTTCCTGTGCAGTCACCTAACAACCCTCTTGGAAAAGTATCG TACAAAAGCGGCCTTGATATTGTGCCCCAGACGCCATATCCTCAGGTACAATCTCCAATGTCTTCCCCTTCCCCTGTTCAAGCCAGAGGTAATTGGAAAAACCATCAAGTAATTCCAACTGAGGTTCCTACAAGAATTATGGATCAAGATTACGGAGGAAGGACCGCTCTTTCAAGCAG CAACCAATTTAGGAAGGATGTTCCTGCTCAAGCGTCTCAACGTGATTCTGATGCTCTGCAGTTTGGTTTCGTTGCTCAGAACTCGAGCCTACCACTCGAGGGCCCTAGTAGAAGGTATGTCTTGGATGATTCTGTGGGGCCTGAAGACCAACATGTGCGCGAACCTTCTGCTCAGTGGGGTTCTGGAGACTCACCTAATTTAGAATCTGGCCTTGAGGAAGCAAACCCTTCATATCCCTATCTTCCTACTGTTCCCGAGGAGCCTGGTTCTTCTTTTTCTGAAG CTGCAGAGGATGATCCATTGCCAGGCATAGAGGGTCTTCGAATCACGGGTGAGCCTTTTCCTGGACGGGaccttcaagcaagtgggttctCCATCAACGGAACCACAAGTTGTAATTTTGAG TGGGTTCGTCATTTGGATGATGGCTCCGTAAAATTCATAGAAG GAGCAAGGCAACCCACCTATTTGGTTACTGCTGATGATGTTGATAATCTACTAGCCATTGAAGTCCAACCCCTAGACGACAGAAAAAGAAAG GGTGACATCGTAAAGGTTTATGCTAACGATCAAGCAAAAATCACTTGCG ACCCTCAAACAAAGGAACTCATTAAGAAAACCCTTGAAGTTGGGCATGTGTCTTATCAAGTCCAACTGCCC CAGGTGAGATTCTTAGACATGTGGGAACCAGCTGTTTTGGCAATAAAGAGGGAAGGTTACAGCATTAAATGTAACGGGCAGCGTGGTGTTGTTCTCACGGAGAAATTTCAGAAAGCAACTGCT ATTAATATTCCATACGGATATGAGCGTCAGACAGAGTTTTCGATTGTGTCGGCTGATGGTGACGAGTATAATCTCCAGCCAGCAGACAATAACAC GTCGCGGGATACGATTGTGCTGGTGCTAAGACTGTTCAGATCAATG GCCGTCGAGAAGCGGCGGGGGAGGAAGAAGGGCCTCTTCTTCAAGTAG
- the LOC125542216 gene encoding uncharacterized protein LOC125542216 isoform X2: protein MDHLASVSSADDPAPAAAGDGSLLDVIRAVERAEGTIRDQLQENNRLKEELMKKTRLLQRVSEDAASQATFGGGASQEPHAASAVANKMDGPKPYDGAAPANPRGASALRQNGVSESGGEPLMHEQMRHNKYLDSGQANGAFRREPAGMDNGGPSHFSTPSSRSVSPARPRKEGDYDSRLNLPGQGLLPVSEMNSNMSWKQDLTVKVKEHEEEITQLRKHLDNYIIKEALILKEKSVLEKRIAYMRVAFDHQQQDLVDAASKSLAYRQDIIEENIRLAYALQTAHQERSMFISSLLPILSEYENLRPSVPDAQSIVGNLKVLFRHLQEQLMLTEEKVKESQYQITPWQNELPNKTSLPVQSPNNPLGKVSYKSGLDIVPQTPYPQVQSPMSSPSPVQARGNWKNHQVIPTEVPTRIMDQDYGGRTALSSSNQFRKDVPAQASQRDSDALQFGFVAQNSSLPLEGPSRRYVLDDSVGPEDQHVREPSAQWGSGDSPNLESGLEEANPSYPYLPTVPEEPGSSFSEAAEDDPLPGIEGLRITGEPFPGRDLQASGFSINGTTSCNFEWVRHLDDGSVKFIEGARQPTYLVTADDVDNLLAIEVQPLDDRKRKGDIVKVYANDQAKITCDPQTKELIKKTLEVGHVSYQVQLPVRFLDMWEPAVLAIKREGYSIKCNGQRGVVLTEKFQKATAINIPYGYERQTEFSIVSADGDEYNLQPADNNTSRDTIVLVLRLFRSMAVEKRRGRKKGLFFK, encoded by the exons ATGGACCACCTCGCCTCCGTCTCCTCCGCCGACGACCCCGCCCCCGCCGCGGCAGGGGACGGCAGCCTCCTCGACGTCATCCGCGCCGTCGAGCGCGCCGAGGGCACCATCCGCGACCAG TTGCAGGAGAACAACAGGCTCAAGGAGGAGCTGATGAAGAAGACGCGCCTGCTGCAGAGGGTC AGCGAGGACGCCGCATCCCAAGCCACTTTCGGCGGCGGCGCGAGCCAAGAGCCCCACGCAGCTTCCGCCGTCGCTAACAAGATGGACGGCCCCAAGCCTTACGACGGCGCTGCTCCGGCGAACCCGCGAGGCGCCTCTGCTCTCCGTCAGAACGGGGTTTCAGAGAGTGGAGGTGAACCCCTGATGCACGAGCAGATGAGGCACAACAAGTACCTCGACAGCGGCCAGGCTAACGGCGCGTTTAGAAGGGAACCGGCAGGCATGGACAATGGTGGACCGTCGCACTTCTCGACTCCGTCGTCTCGTTCCGTTTCTCCGGCCAG GCCTAGAAAAGAAGGCGATTATGATTCCAGACTCAATCTACCTGGACAGGGGTTACTGCCTGTTTCAGAGATGAACTCAAACATGTCCTGGAAGCAG GACCTCACTGTTAAGGTCAAAGAACACGAAGAAGAGATCACACAGCTACGGAAGCATCTGGATAACTACATAATAAAG GAAGCACTAATACTCAAGGAAAAATCGGTGCTGGAGAAACGCATCGCTTATATGCGCGTG GCATTCGATCATCAGCAGCAAGACTTGGTTGATGCAGCATCAAAGTCTTTAGCATATAGACAAGATATTATCGAGGAAAACATCCGCCTGGCATATGCATTGCAG ACTGCACATCAAGAGAGGTCAATGTTCATATCCTCTTTGCTGCCTATTCTGTCTgaatatgagaacctacgaccgTCTGTCCCCGATGCTCAATCCATTGTTGGTAATTTGAAG GTTCTGTTTAGGCATCTGCAGGAGCAACTAATGCTCACCGAG GAGAAAGTTAAGGAGTCACAGTATCAGATTACCCCATGGCAAAATGAATTGCCAAATAAGACCAGCCTTCCTGTGCAGTCACCTAACAACCCTCTTGGAAAAGTATCG TACAAAAGCGGCCTTGATATTGTGCCCCAGACGCCATATCCTCAGGTACAATCTCCAATGTCTTCCCCTTCCCCTGTTCAAGCCAGAGGTAATTGGAAAAACCATCAAGTAATTCCAACTGAGGTTCCTACAAGAATTATGGATCAAGATTACGGAGGAAGGACCGCTCTTTCAAGCAG CAACCAATTTAGGAAGGATGTTCCTGCTCAAGCGTCTCAACGTGATTCTGATGCTCTGCAGTTTGGTTTCGTTGCTCAGAACTCGAGCCTACCACTCGAGGGCCCTAGTAGAAGGTATGTCTTGGATGATTCTGTGGGGCCTGAAGACCAACATGTGCGCGAACCTTCTGCTCAGTGGGGTTCTGGAGACTCACCTAATTTAGAATCTGGCCTTGAGGAAGCAAACCCTTCATATCCCTATCTTCCTACTGTTCCCGAGGAGCCTGGTTCTTCTTTTTCTGAAG CTGCAGAGGATGATCCATTGCCAGGCATAGAGGGTCTTCGAATCACGGGTGAGCCTTTTCCTGGACGGGaccttcaagcaagtgggttctCCATCAACGGAACCACAAGTTGTAATTTTGAG TGGGTTCGTCATTTGGATGATGGCTCCGTAAAATTCATAGAAG GAGCAAGGCAACCCACCTATTTGGTTACTGCTGATGATGTTGATAATCTACTAGCCATTGAAGTCCAACCCCTAGACGACAGAAAAAGAAAG GGTGACATCGTAAAGGTTTATGCTAACGATCAAGCAAAAATCACTTGCG ACCCTCAAACAAAGGAACTCATTAAGAAAACCCTTGAAGTTGGGCATGTGTCTTATCAAGTCCAACTGCCC GTGAGATTCTTAGACATGTGGGAACCAGCTGTTTTGGCAATAAAGAGGGAAGGTTACAGCATTAAATGTAACGGGCAGCGTGGTGTTGTTCTCACGGAGAAATTTCAGAAAGCAACTGCT ATTAATATTCCATACGGATATGAGCGTCAGACAGAGTTTTCGATTGTGTCGGCTGATGGTGACGAGTATAATCTCCAGCCAGCAGACAATAACAC GTCGCGGGATACGATTGTGCTGGTGCTAAGACTGTTCAGATCAATG GCCGTCGAGAAGCGGCGGGGGAGGAAGAAGGGCCTCTTCTTCAAGTAG
- the LOC125542216 gene encoding uncharacterized protein LOC125542216 isoform X1 has protein sequence MDHLASVSSADDPAPAAAGDGSLLDVIRAVERAEGTIRDQLQENNRLKEELMKKTRLLQRVSEDAASQATFGGGASQEPHAASAVANKMDGPKPYDGAAPANPRGASALRQNGVSESGGEPLMHEQMRHNKYLDSGQANGAFRREPAGMDNGGPSHFSTPSSRSVSPARPRKEGDYDSRLNLPGQGLLPVSEMNSNMSWKQDLTVKVKEHEEEITQLRKHLDNYIIKEALILKEKSVLEKRIAYMRVAFDHQQQDLVDAASKSLAYRQDIIEENIRLAYALQTAHQERSMFISSLLPILSEYENLRPSVPDAQSIVGNLKVLFRHLQEQLMLTEEKVKESQYQITPWQNELPNKTSLPVQSPNNPLGKVSYKSGLDIVPQTPYPQVQSPMSSPSPVQARGNWKNHQVIPTEVPTRIMDQDYGGRTALSSSNQFRKDVPAQASQRDSDALQFGFVAQNSSLPLEGPSRRYVLDDSVGPEDQHVREPSAQWGSGDSPNLESGLEEANPSYPYLPTVPEEPGSSFSEAAEDDPLPGIEGLRITGEPFPGRDLQASGFSINGTTSCNFEWVRHLDDGSVKFIEGARQPTYLVTADDVDNLLAIEVQPLDDRKRKGDIVKVYANDQAKITCDPQTKELIKKTLEVGHVSYQVQLPQVRFLDMWEPAVLAIKREGYSIKCNGQRGVVLTEKFQKATAINIPYGYERQTEFSIVSADGDEYNLQPADNNTSRDTIVLVLRLFRSMAVEKRRGRKKGLFFK, from the exons ATGGACCACCTCGCCTCCGTCTCCTCCGCCGACGACCCCGCCCCCGCCGCGGCAGGGGACGGCAGCCTCCTCGACGTCATCCGCGCCGTCGAGCGCGCCGAGGGCACCATCCGCGACCAG TTGCAGGAGAACAACAGGCTCAAGGAGGAGCTGATGAAGAAGACGCGCCTGCTGCAGAGGGTC AGCGAGGACGCCGCATCCCAAGCCACTTTCGGCGGCGGCGCGAGCCAAGAGCCCCACGCAGCTTCCGCCGTCGCTAACAAGATGGACGGCCCCAAGCCTTACGACGGCGCTGCTCCGGCGAACCCGCGAGGCGCCTCTGCTCTCCGTCAGAACGGGGTTTCAGAGAGTGGAGGTGAACCCCTGATGCACGAGCAGATGAGGCACAACAAGTACCTCGACAGCGGCCAGGCTAACGGCGCGTTTAGAAGGGAACCGGCAGGCATGGACAATGGTGGACCGTCGCACTTCTCGACTCCGTCGTCTCGTTCCGTTTCTCCGGCCAG GCCTAGAAAAGAAGGCGATTATGATTCCAGACTCAATCTACCTGGACAGGGGTTACTGCCTGTTTCAGAGATGAACTCAAACATGTCCTGGAAGCAG GACCTCACTGTTAAGGTCAAAGAACACGAAGAAGAGATCACACAGCTACGGAAGCATCTGGATAACTACATAATAAAG GAAGCACTAATACTCAAGGAAAAATCGGTGCTGGAGAAACGCATCGCTTATATGCGCGTG GCATTCGATCATCAGCAGCAAGACTTGGTTGATGCAGCATCAAAGTCTTTAGCATATAGACAAGATATTATCGAGGAAAACATCCGCCTGGCATATGCATTGCAG ACTGCACATCAAGAGAGGTCAATGTTCATATCCTCTTTGCTGCCTATTCTGTCTgaatatgagaacctacgaccgTCTGTCCCCGATGCTCAATCCATTGTTGGTAATTTGAAG GTTCTGTTTAGGCATCTGCAGGAGCAACTAATGCTCACCGAG GAGAAAGTTAAGGAGTCACAGTATCAGATTACCCCATGGCAAAATGAATTGCCAAATAAGACCAGCCTTCCTGTGCAGTCACCTAACAACCCTCTTGGAAAAGTATCG TACAAAAGCGGCCTTGATATTGTGCCCCAGACGCCATATCCTCAGGTACAATCTCCAATGTCTTCCCCTTCCCCTGTTCAAGCCAGAGGTAATTGGAAAAACCATCAAGTAATTCCAACTGAGGTTCCTACAAGAATTATGGATCAAGATTACGGAGGAAGGACCGCTCTTTCAAGCAG CAACCAATTTAGGAAGGATGTTCCTGCTCAAGCGTCTCAACGTGATTCTGATGCTCTGCAGTTTGGTTTCGTTGCTCAGAACTCGAGCCTACCACTCGAGGGCCCTAGTAGAAGGTATGTCTTGGATGATTCTGTGGGGCCTGAAGACCAACATGTGCGCGAACCTTCTGCTCAGTGGGGTTCTGGAGACTCACCTAATTTAGAATCTGGCCTTGAGGAAGCAAACCCTTCATATCCCTATCTTCCTACTGTTCCCGAGGAGCCTGGTTCTTCTTTTTCTGAAG CTGCAGAGGATGATCCATTGCCAGGCATAGAGGGTCTTCGAATCACGGGTGAGCCTTTTCCTGGACGGGaccttcaagcaagtgggttctCCATCAACGGAACCACAAGTTGTAATTTTGAG TGGGTTCGTCATTTGGATGATGGCTCCGTAAAATTCATAGAAG GAGCAAGGCAACCCACCTATTTGGTTACTGCTGATGATGTTGATAATCTACTAGCCATTGAAGTCCAACCCCTAGACGACAGAAAAAGAAAG GGTGACATCGTAAAGGTTTATGCTAACGATCAAGCAAAAATCACTTGCG ACCCTCAAACAAAGGAACTCATTAAGAAAACCCTTGAAGTTGGGCATGTGTCTTATCAAGTCCAACTGCCC CAGGTGAGATTCTTAGACATGTGGGAACCAGCTGTTTTGGCAATAAAGAGGGAAGGTTACAGCATTAAATGTAACGGGCAGCGTGGTGTTGTTCTCACGGAGAAATTTCAGAAAGCAACTGCT ATTAATATTCCATACGGATATGAGCGTCAGACAGAGTTTTCGATTGTGTCGGCTGATGGTGACGAGTATAATCTCCAGCCAGCAGACAATAACAC GTCGCGGGATACGATTGTGCTGGTGCTAAGACTGTTCAGATCAATG GCCGTCGAGAAGCGGCGGGGGAGGAAGAAGGGCCTCTTCTTCAAGTAG
- the LOC125542216 gene encoding uncharacterized protein LOC125542216 isoform X3, translated as MDHLASVSSADDPAPAAAGDGSLLDVIRAVERAEGTIRDQENNRLKEELMKKTRLLQRVSEDAASQATFGGGASQEPHAASAVANKMDGPKPYDGAAPANPRGASALRQNGVSESGGEPLMHEQMRHNKYLDSGQANGAFRREPAGMDNGGPSHFSTPSSRSVSPARPRKEGDYDSRLNLPGQGLLPVSEMNSNMSWKQDLTVKVKEHEEEITQLRKHLDNYIIKEALILKEKSVLEKRIAYMRVAFDHQQQDLVDAASKSLAYRQDIIEENIRLAYALQTAHQERSMFISSLLPILSEYENLRPSVPDAQSIVGNLKVLFRHLQEQLMLTEEKVKESQYQITPWQNELPNKTSLPVQSPNNPLGKVSYKSGLDIVPQTPYPQVQSPMSSPSPVQARGNWKNHQVIPTEVPTRIMDQDYGGRTALSSSNQFRKDVPAQASQRDSDALQFGFVAQNSSLPLEGPSRRYVLDDSVGPEDQHVREPSAQWGSGDSPNLESGLEEANPSYPYLPTVPEEPGSSFSEAAEDDPLPGIEGLRITGEPFPGRDLQASGFSINGTTSCNFEWVRHLDDGSVKFIEGARQPTYLVTADDVDNLLAIEVQPLDDRKRKGDIVKVYANDQAKITCDPQTKELIKKTLEVGHVSYQVQLPQVRFLDMWEPAVLAIKREGYSIKCNGQRGVVLTEKFQKATAINIPYGYERQTEFSIVSADGDEYNLQPADNNTSRDTIVLVLRLFRSMAVEKRRGRKKGLFFK; from the exons ATGGACCACCTCGCCTCCGTCTCCTCCGCCGACGACCCCGCCCCCGCCGCGGCAGGGGACGGCAGCCTCCTCGACGTCATCCGCGCCGTCGAGCGCGCCGAGGGCACCATCCGCGACCAG GAGAACAACAGGCTCAAGGAGGAGCTGATGAAGAAGACGCGCCTGCTGCAGAGGGTC AGCGAGGACGCCGCATCCCAAGCCACTTTCGGCGGCGGCGCGAGCCAAGAGCCCCACGCAGCTTCCGCCGTCGCTAACAAGATGGACGGCCCCAAGCCTTACGACGGCGCTGCTCCGGCGAACCCGCGAGGCGCCTCTGCTCTCCGTCAGAACGGGGTTTCAGAGAGTGGAGGTGAACCCCTGATGCACGAGCAGATGAGGCACAACAAGTACCTCGACAGCGGCCAGGCTAACGGCGCGTTTAGAAGGGAACCGGCAGGCATGGACAATGGTGGACCGTCGCACTTCTCGACTCCGTCGTCTCGTTCCGTTTCTCCGGCCAG GCCTAGAAAAGAAGGCGATTATGATTCCAGACTCAATCTACCTGGACAGGGGTTACTGCCTGTTTCAGAGATGAACTCAAACATGTCCTGGAAGCAG GACCTCACTGTTAAGGTCAAAGAACACGAAGAAGAGATCACACAGCTACGGAAGCATCTGGATAACTACATAATAAAG GAAGCACTAATACTCAAGGAAAAATCGGTGCTGGAGAAACGCATCGCTTATATGCGCGTG GCATTCGATCATCAGCAGCAAGACTTGGTTGATGCAGCATCAAAGTCTTTAGCATATAGACAAGATATTATCGAGGAAAACATCCGCCTGGCATATGCATTGCAG ACTGCACATCAAGAGAGGTCAATGTTCATATCCTCTTTGCTGCCTATTCTGTCTgaatatgagaacctacgaccgTCTGTCCCCGATGCTCAATCCATTGTTGGTAATTTGAAG GTTCTGTTTAGGCATCTGCAGGAGCAACTAATGCTCACCGAG GAGAAAGTTAAGGAGTCACAGTATCAGATTACCCCATGGCAAAATGAATTGCCAAATAAGACCAGCCTTCCTGTGCAGTCACCTAACAACCCTCTTGGAAAAGTATCG TACAAAAGCGGCCTTGATATTGTGCCCCAGACGCCATATCCTCAGGTACAATCTCCAATGTCTTCCCCTTCCCCTGTTCAAGCCAGAGGTAATTGGAAAAACCATCAAGTAATTCCAACTGAGGTTCCTACAAGAATTATGGATCAAGATTACGGAGGAAGGACCGCTCTTTCAAGCAG CAACCAATTTAGGAAGGATGTTCCTGCTCAAGCGTCTCAACGTGATTCTGATGCTCTGCAGTTTGGTTTCGTTGCTCAGAACTCGAGCCTACCACTCGAGGGCCCTAGTAGAAGGTATGTCTTGGATGATTCTGTGGGGCCTGAAGACCAACATGTGCGCGAACCTTCTGCTCAGTGGGGTTCTGGAGACTCACCTAATTTAGAATCTGGCCTTGAGGAAGCAAACCCTTCATATCCCTATCTTCCTACTGTTCCCGAGGAGCCTGGTTCTTCTTTTTCTGAAG CTGCAGAGGATGATCCATTGCCAGGCATAGAGGGTCTTCGAATCACGGGTGAGCCTTTTCCTGGACGGGaccttcaagcaagtgggttctCCATCAACGGAACCACAAGTTGTAATTTTGAG TGGGTTCGTCATTTGGATGATGGCTCCGTAAAATTCATAGAAG GAGCAAGGCAACCCACCTATTTGGTTACTGCTGATGATGTTGATAATCTACTAGCCATTGAAGTCCAACCCCTAGACGACAGAAAAAGAAAG GGTGACATCGTAAAGGTTTATGCTAACGATCAAGCAAAAATCACTTGCG ACCCTCAAACAAAGGAACTCATTAAGAAAACCCTTGAAGTTGGGCATGTGTCTTATCAAGTCCAACTGCCC CAGGTGAGATTCTTAGACATGTGGGAACCAGCTGTTTTGGCAATAAAGAGGGAAGGTTACAGCATTAAATGTAACGGGCAGCGTGGTGTTGTTCTCACGGAGAAATTTCAGAAAGCAACTGCT ATTAATATTCCATACGGATATGAGCGTCAGACAGAGTTTTCGATTGTGTCGGCTGATGGTGACGAGTATAATCTCCAGCCAGCAGACAATAACAC GTCGCGGGATACGATTGTGCTGGTGCTAAGACTGTTCAGATCAATG GCCGTCGAGAAGCGGCGGGGGAGGAAGAAGGGCCTCTTCTTCAAGTAG